A region from the Cannabis sativa cultivar Pink pepper isolate KNU-18-1 chromosome 9, ASM2916894v1, whole genome shotgun sequence genome encodes:
- the LOC133031231 gene encoding uncharacterized mitochondrial protein AtMg00300-like gives MSGCIVKIDENCLKVLKGSLTVINGEYKDSLYYLVGEIIAGVATPATYSKNGVNRNKLTDQIRLLHQRFGHGILKGKLHEKLDFYEQDVFGKSCKLKFSIGTHTSKQILDYIHSDLWGPSTVKTLGKASYFLSIIDDYSRKVWMFLL, from the exons ATGTCAG GTTGCATAgtcaaaattgatgagaattgtCTCAAGGTTTTAAAAGGATCTTTAACTGTCATAAATGGAGAATACAAAGATAGTTTGTACTATCTTGTTGGAGAAATTATTGCTGGTGTTGCCACACCAGCCACCTATTCTAAGAATGGAGTTAACAGGAACAAATTGACTGATCAAATTAGACTTTTGCATCAAAGGTTTGGGCATGGGATTTTGAAAGGTAAATTGCATGAGAAACTAGATTTCTATGAACAAGATGTCTTTGGGAAAAGTTGCAAGCTGAAATTCTCAATAGGTACGCACACATCCAAACAAATTTTGGATTACATTCACTCTGACCTATGGGGGCCATCAACAGTTAAGACACTTGGTAAAGCAAGCTACTTCCTGAGTATAATTGATGATTACTCAAGGAAGGTATGGATGTTCTTACTCTAA